A section of the Babylonia areolata isolate BAREFJ2019XMU chromosome 1, ASM4173473v1, whole genome shotgun sequence genome encodes:
- the LOC143284905 gene encoding uncharacterized protein LOC143284905 encodes MLEPGSMASITYEVSKFNPKPNSELLCAICLNVLHEARMCPCHHIFCELCIRRWLESNPTCPTCRSPSTLHLLRAAPPLVLNVLNSLTMDCDYKEAGCDKSIAKENFPSHIENCDFRPVSCPHQGCSLKTTAFDLQAHTEECQYRSVECPKKCQLQFPACELENHDCFASLQMKVKDLERDLYRHQAVMHWISTKLNAAHLPGQSIREQLEIFNALTTALNQCWPEIQSFSSRLLSGSDSASSAPISRRQSCSLGTRGHTTENENANSALDELVAEAEQWVSEANNSQNSRRVFGPRDPGGADGPTVHIARDASVRGEVDGEGADIMNVYRYVSSDESETWDGSSDPSYTGFFVEGNAGDHLHNEDHTAAHQYQPLDPAVSNRSRTHWNSDEATRGYDTGADQQAHNLGQHLERSLNQDRMLASVLEALQRTQATHDYLTGQLSVSAPHSHQYQSSSYSGQENTDYSNWIYANFQTDYISHHAEPRSRSRSRSRSNSPPNTDNHERYSRSRSSSSREQYSPSRSPSESYRSCSSENSGRLSRSQSRSTSTIRGRSSSRSPEHARAESSQSYGSSNHTHEDLTDNNDWIRSDDGLDNGSPEHHNYWAPNWHSGDEGSNHDHWSSPGGDLGEALDEYESVTPMQCPSHTQEQSRQASTSTYCPYDEDQSQDGGSFSEVSADRHQSRHSVDADYQQTPDYTHSDNSRGFQERGLSSDMSDVNEGARLPNHSPGDVTDHQTQWEECALPHAIPSETPAGQDSTSDEDSHLQSIRTENTASGSRISEKRLGDSYCDYWKQDAVRPLPRSYKEDENSALDKKSEVDHKRLSNDRGGKKKLCPETSRNVWESSSDTTSLDYEIPADDSTPKPGSQLDSDAECNSPNFNAEHSGDGIVAETDNVSDKGSVCDDESAHRTGSTGSISRTNHNDDSSRDKSADSDSEENIAHHETKQRRKASPSGKRKALHRKPSKTPPDHSSSDSDTSEDSDSNVCFKRRMKVRSLDSSSNSEVSSRETETWINQVYEDKDSRQSSMPSTSHSPSKSVNLKSGKGTRKQKGGSHKQKLKSPSSKTKMKNESSMALKEGKEEKSKSGNHSPAKKARHGSSLSHKESGSAMPNGNNKKSRKVGHAVSHFDIQASNPSAPMSSRSSLPTNHHGNEACVWKRWSTESPRKSTRSHTFSRADVLERTGNVTENLGTTNNGTTNSRGGRHSLAAETEGRRGSERRVVESDMTRRVEDSSGPHAQGVSAGGQGGENAQVYNSGRRTMQVGNMRNRIETRRRSSEENTRTVLIADLPVPPTTLQLLDQYNNSDESDSTWSPSSSKTESSSPV; translated from the exons ATGTTGGAACCTGGAAGCATGGCATCCATTACTTATGAAGTGAGCAAGTTCAACCCCAAGCCCAATTCTGAGCTGCTGTGTGCCATATGTTTGAATGTGCTGCACGAGGCTCGCATGTGTCCCTGCCATCATATTTTTTGCGAATTATGCATCAGGCGATGGCTGGAGAGCAACCCCACCTGTCCTACATGTCGAAGTCCATCCACTTTGCATCTACTGAGAGCGGCACCGCCACTGGTACTGAATGTGTTGAACAGTTTAACTATGGACTGCGACTACAAGGAAGCAGGTTGCGACAAGAGCATTGCCAAGGAGAACTTTCCTTCACACATTGAGAACTGTGATTTCAGG CCTGTGTCTTGTCCTCACCAAGGCTGTTCATTGAAAACCACCGCTTTTGACCTGCAAGCTCACACTGAAGAGTGTCAGTACCGCAGTGTGGAGTGTCCTAAAAAATGCCAGCTGCAGTTTCCTGCCTGTGAGCTTGAGAATCATGACTGCTTTGCATCCCTGCAAATGAAAGTTAAAG ATTTGGAAAGGGATCTATATAGACATCAGGCGGTTATGCACTGGATTAGCACAAAATTAAACGCTGCCCATTTGCCTGGTCAGTCCATCAGAGAGCAGCTGGAAATTTTTAATGCACTGACAACAGCTCTTAATCAGTGCTGGCCAGAAATTCAGTCATTTTCATCCCGTCTTTTGTCTGGGAGTGACAGTGCTTCATCTGCTCCTATTTCAAGAAGGCAGTCTTGCTCCTTAGGCACTAGAGGCCATACCACTGAAAATGAGAATGCTAACTCTGCATTAGACGAGTTGGTTGCTGAAGCAGAGCAATGGGTGTCCGAAGCCAATAACAGTCAGAACAGTAGAAGAGTGTTTGGTCCTCGTGATCCAGGCGGGGCTGATGGTCCTACAGTCCATATTGCAAGGGATGCATCTGTGAGAGGTGAAGTGGATGGGGAAGGTGCTGACATAATGAATGTTTACCGGTATGTCTCTTCTGATGAGAGTGAAACATGGGACGGTTCTAGCGATCCTTCCTATACTGGTTTTTTTGTGGAAGGAAATGCTGGTGACCATCTCCATAATGAAGATCACACTGCTGCACACCAATACCAGCCCCTAGACCCTGCTGTCTCCAATAGAAGCAGAACACATTGGAATTCTGATGAAGCCACCAGAGGATATGACACAGGTGCAGATCAACAGGCTCACAACCTTGGACAGCATTTGGAACGGTCGTTAAATCAAGACCGCATGTTGGCATCAGTGCTGGAAGCCCTACAAAGGACTCAAGCTACGCATGACTACTTGACAGGACAGTTATCTGTATCAGCTCCACATTCTCATCAGTATCAGTCTTCTTCATACAGTGGACAGGAGAACACAGACTATTCAAACTGGATTTATGCAAATTTTCAGACAGACTATATATCCCACCATGCAGAACCTCGATCAAGAAGCAGATCGAGAAGCAGGAGCAACAGTCCACCTAACACAGACAATCATGAAAGATACAGCCGATCGAGAAGCTCCAGTTCCAGAGAACAGTACAGTCCATCAAGAAGTCCGTCAGAAAGTTACCGAAGTTGTTCTAGTGAGAACAGTGGGAGACTCAGCAGAAGTCAATCCAGAAGCACTAGTACGATAAGAGGAAGGAGTTCATCCAGAAGCCCAGAGCATGCTCGGGCTGAAAGTAGTCAATCATATGGTTCAAGTAATCACACACATGAGGATTTAACAGATAACAATGATTGGATCAGAAGTGATGATGGTTTGGATAATGGATCTCCTGAACACCACAACTACTGGGCCCCAAACTGGCATAGTGGTGATGAGGGTTCTAATCATGATCATTGGTCAAGTCCTGGGGGTGATTTGGGGGAAGCATTGGATGAATATGAAAGTGTCACCCCTATGCAGTGTCCTTCCCATACTCAGGAACAGAGCAGGCAAGCTAGCACTAGCACATACTGCCCATATGATGAGGACCAATCACAAGATGGAGGCAGTTTCTCAGAAGTCTCTGCAGACAGACACCAGTCAAGACACAGTGTTGATGCTGATTACCAACAAACTCCAGATTACACTCACTCAGACAATTCCAGAGGGTTTCAGGAAAGGGGACTGAGTTCAGACATGTCTGATGTTAATGAGGGAGCCAGACTGCCTAATCATTCACCAGGCGATGTCACAGACCACCAAACTCAGTGGGAAGAGTGTGCATTACCTCATGCCATTCCTTCAGAAACTCCTGCTGGACAGGATTCTACAAGTGATGAAGACAGTCATCTTCAGAGCATCAGAACAGAAAACACTGCTTCTGGCAGCAGAATCAGTGAGAAAAGACTTGGGGATAGTTACTGTGACTACTGGAAGCAAGATGCAGTACGTCCTTTACCAAGGAGTTACAAAGAGGATGAAAACAGTGCCTTGGATAAGAAATCAGAAGTTGACCACAAAAGGTTGTCCAATGAtaggggaggaaaaaagaaattaTGTCCAGAAACTTCACGGAATGTGTGGGAAAGTTCTTCTGATACTACGTCTTTAGACTATGAGATACCTGCAGATGACTCCACCCCAAAACCAGGATCTCAGCTTGACTCTGATGCAGAGTGCAACTCACCAAATTTCAATGCAGAACATTCTGGTGATGGCATTGTAGCTGAAACAGATAATGTGTCTGATAAAGGAAGTGTTTGTGATGATGAAAGTGCACATAGAACTGGAAGCACTGGTAGTATAAGCAGGACAAACCACAATGATGATAGCAGCAGAGACAAGTCTGCAGACAGTGATTCTGAAGAAAATATTGCACACCACGAAACAAAGCAACGAAGGAAAGCGAGTCCCAGTGGAAAAAGGAAAGCTCTTCATAGAAAACCAAGCAAGACACCACCTGATCATTCCAGCAGTGACTCTGACACATCTGAAGACAGTGACTCAAATGTGTGTTTCAAGAGAAGAATGAAGGTAAGGTCTTTGGACAGTTCCTCCAACAGTGAGGTTTCCTCTCGAGAGACTGAAACTTGGATAAACCAGGTTTATGAAGATAAAGATAGCAGGCAAAGCAGCATGCCCTCAACTAGTCATTCACCATCAAAATCTGTGAATTTGAAAAGTGGCAAGGGCACACGTAAGCAGAAAGGGGGAtcacacaaacagaaactgaaaagtCCTTCCAGCAAAACTAAGATGAAAAATGAGTCAAGCATGGCactgaaggaaggaaaggaagagaaaagcaaGTCCGGGAACCATTCACCAGCCAAAAAGGCCCGACATGGCAGTAGTTTGAGTCATAAAGAAAGTGGGTCAGCCATGccaaacggcaacaacaaaaaatccagaaAAGTAGGGCATGCAGTCAGCCACTTTGATATtcaagcatcaaaccccagtgcgcCAATGAGTTCACGTAGTTCACTGCCCACAAATCATCATGGAAATGAAGCCTGTGTCTGGAAAAGATGGTCAACAGAGTCTCCTAGAAAAAGCACAAGAAGCCATACTTTCAGCAGAGCAGATGTGTTGGAGAGAACAGGTAATGTGACGGAAAACCTTGGTACAACAAACAATGGGACAACAAACAGTAGAGGAGGAAGACATTCTCTAGCCGCTGAGACAGAAGGGAGAAGAGGCAGTGAGCGAAGAGTTGTTGAATCTGACATGACTAGACGAGTTGAAGACAGCAGTGGTCCTCATGCTCAGGGAGTGTCAGCGGGTGGTCAGGGGGGAGAGAATGCACAGGTTTACAACAGTGGACGAAGGACAATGCAGGTTGGGAACATGCGTAACAGGATCGAAACAAGACGGCGTTCATCTGAAGAAAACACCAGAACTGTTTTGATTGCTGATTTACCAGTCCCACCAACAACTCTGCAGTTATTGGACCAGTACAATAATAGTGACGAAAGTGACAGCACTTGGTCCCCGTCATCTTCAAAGACAGAAAGTTCCAGTCCTGTCTAA